In the genome of Phlebotomus papatasi isolate M1 chromosome 2, Ppap_2.1, whole genome shotgun sequence, one region contains:
- the LOC129804120 gene encoding beta-1,3-glucan-binding protein-like, with the protein MKPQFWLVLHLLGATFAAFRPRDSKLKCEPSLTTVSGSLASAITGPICSGDLLFEDNFDTLDYETWQHEITLSGGGNWEFQWYTNNRSNSYAEQGVLHIRPSLSANDFGEPFLTSGTLNLHGGAPADQCTNPQFWGCERTGNPMNVLNPIKSARIRTVNSFAFKYGKVEVNAKMPSGDWLWPAIWFLPKHNSYGSWPSSGEIDLVESRGNRDLMQGGVHIGVEQMTSSLQYGPYPQQNAWKTTHFARNTAQGNGFNKDFHRYQMEWTPDRITFSIDDVETGTINVGEGFWLYGNFDLKAPGTENPWRFGSTMAPFDQEFYCIINLAVGGTGYFPDDGVNPGGKPWLNTSPRAATEFWNGRNQWLPTWKLEENFSKDASLQVDYVRIWAL; encoded by the exons ATGAAGCCTCAATTCTGGCTTGTACTTCACCTTCTTGGTGCCACTTTTGCGGCATTCCGACCAAGAGACTCAAAATTGAAATGTGAACCCTCTCTAACGACAGTCAGTGGATCACTGGCAAGCGCAATAACTGGCCCAATCTGTTCCGGTGATTTACTTTTTGAGGACAACTTCGACACTCTCGACTATGAGACGTGGCAACATGAAATTACACTATCAGGAGGTGGT AATTGGGAATTCCAATGGTACACCAACAATCGATCCAACTCTTATGCCGAACAAGGAGTTCTGCACATTAGACCATCACTCAGTGCTAATGACTTTGGTGAACCTTTTCTAACATCTGGCACTTTGAATCTTCACGGTGGAGCACCGGCAGATCA GTGCACAAATCCTCAATTTTGGGGCTGTGAACGTACAGGTAATCCCATGAATGTACTAAATCCCATCAAGAGTGCTCGCATCAGAACAGTCAACTCCTTCGCCTTCAAGTATGGCAAAGTAGAGGTGAATGCCAAGATGCCGAGCGGAGATTGGCTTTGGCCAGCAATTTGGTTTCTGCCGAAGCACAACTCCTACGGGTCCTGGCCGTCATCTGGCGAGATTGATTTAGTGGAATCTCGTGGCAATAGGGATTTGATGCAAGGGGGTGTTCATATTGGGGTAGAGCAGATGACGTCATCTCTCCAATATGGCCCATACCCTCAGCAAAATGCTTGGAAGACAACCCATTTTGCACGAAATACGGCCCAAGGAAATGGTTTCAACAAAGATTTTCATCGTTATCAAATGGAATGGACACCAG ATCGAATAACATTCAGTATCGATGACGTGGAAACCGGCACCATAAACGTGGGGGAGGGCTTTTGGTTGTATGGCAATTTCGATCTGAAGGCTCCTGGGACAGAGAATCCATGGCGTTTTGGCTCTACTATGGCCCCTTTTGACCAAGAA TTCTATTGCATCATTAATCTAGCTGTGGGTGGTACAGGATACTTCCCCGATGACGGGGTAAATCCCGGTGGAAAACCCTGGCTCAATACATCTCCCCGGGCTGCTACAGAATTTTGGAATGGGCGCAATCAATGGCTACCCACATGGAAACTTGAGGAGAATTTCTCCAAAGATGCTTCCCTTCAAGTTGATTATGTCCGGATTTGGGCACTTTAA